Part of the Xiphophorus maculatus strain JP 163 A chromosome 3, X_maculatus-5.0-male, whole genome shotgun sequence genome, tttcagaaaattgttGAAAGTCAGGTATGTTTTTCAAATATAGAACTATAACACacataacagaaaatgttcaatggGGTAGGCATACTGTCACCAAgcacaatttctttaaaatggctgcgcatttgtgatttttatcaatCTTCAGGTGACAAAGGTCTTAAAGGTTTTGATGGACCAGTCGGGCTCAAAGGACAAACTGGTGAGAAAAATTCAAACAGACACCCTTTATTTCGAtcatgtttgtgtgtaaatttaattttaaatattctggaCTTCAATTAGTATTTCTATTAGATACTTTCATACTCTACAGTCTTCCCTTCttatatatctattttttaCCTTCTGacaaaaatgatcaattatatataccgtatatatataatttgagGCAGCAGATTAGTTATTACAATTATTTGATAAAACACAGTAAGTTGTGATAATGCTTATTTTATCTATCAGGTGCAACGTGTGACTGTGGGAGGTACAGGAAGGTGGTTGGACAGCTTGATGAGAACGTAGGGAAGCTGAGGAACGCTGTTAGGTTTGTGAAGAACGGTGAGTTGTCAGTGAGAACTTTTAGCCAAACATATTGAGAGAAATGCTAAGATAAAGTTAAACCATCTTCCCATGTGATTTCTGCattaggtatttttgtttttacaagcaTAATCTTGCCATGCGGTTCAATCAAATcttgacaaaatgcaaatgttttctcctGTATGGAGTACCAATTTAATGTGTCCTAAAACAGTATAGGTGGATTTGATGAAAACATTCCCAGTATCCCTCCACATTGCTGTCTGAGGATTTACAATTATTTGCTATATAATGTGTGAAGACTTACTATTATTTGAGTAAATTTATCATCTTTGGGaattatgataaaataaattatactaaaataaatgattcattCCTAAATTGACTCAAATTATTCTGAAAATCTTTCCCGTTCAGTTTTGCTGGGCTTGAAGGAGACAGAGGACAGATATTACCTGCTTGTGAAGGAGCCCAAGAAGTTCAGAAAGGCTTCCATGAACTGCAAGCTAAGGGGAGGCACGCTGGCCATGCCAAAAACTAACAACATCAACCAGCTCATGGCAGACTACATCAATCAGGCAGGGCTGACAAGGGTTTATATGGGAGTGCAGCCTCAGAGCAAAGACACAGTAAGTGTTTACGACCTCCAGGTAGAAACAGCGACAGTGATGCTAATTTTAAAGACGGCACATTTTATGTTGTGTGGATTGTTAAATTacaagaagattttttttgcttttttttttttttttaagaatggaACTGGAAGTTATATTTATGCAGACTCCACCCCTCTGCGGGAGTTTGCGGTTTGGAGCCAGGAAGAGCTGCTATACTCCACATCATCTCCAGCCACCAACGTCAGCTGCGTGGAGCTGCTCAACACTGGGACATGGAATAAAGTGGAGTGTGAAACTCCCCTGTTCTTCATCTGTGAGTTCCCAAAGAGCAGGagaagaggcagaggaggaacggctgcttccacttcataatgacatttaaaattaaggaATATCAATATAACtagtttgctgtttttgtccaCAGATACAGAAAGTGATAGCAAAGAGTTGCCCTTGCTTAAAGCGGGATTGAAAGAAGTGCTGAGACAAATTCAGTCACTTTTAATAACATTATCTGAAATATGCaactcaataaaacatttactttattgttAGACAGGAAAATATGCATTCAGTATGGggatttcttttcaaatgtcaTAATTGTTAATAGTTTTTAGTGctgttgtcatgttttaattaTCTGTAATTTACATTATGTCTGGCATCACAAAATAAGGGATACATTTAATACAAACATGGGTTGCCTTTCAACTAACTTTACTCATACACTGCTTCATTCACGAGCTGCTGTATCCTGTTTATGCTCCTGAGGGACAGCACAGCTACAACTAGAGGTTGGTCTTTATTCCTGctttaaaatcaagtttaaCAGTAAAGCACAAGATAACTGAGTTCAACATATGCAAGCAGAAAAAGGCAGTCTGTCAAAACCACCACAtccaaaaaggaaataaaaagctaatttatcaAGTTTCAACACCTGACCCATAACATCCAATGTATAACAACAATGACTGTTGTTGGTTGATGATGGCCAAACAAAATCTAAGCAGCTTTCTGCTTCCACCAATATTTTACAGCAAGATCTGGACAAGTCTCACACACATCAGCAGGTGGCCAGAACTGATGGCAAGATTTTGTCTTCTTCTGGGTTTTACTTTGTAATGCACagatacatatattttaataatgatAGCGTCACATGAGTTGCATGAGAAATTTGTACAGTACTTTTAAATAAGTGTCATTGTAGATCTTTGGAACCTTAATAATTgtagtcaaataaataaagcagagcCACTGTTTGACTTTATTAAGGTGTCAATAAATTTGTACTCAGTTTTCTgctattttctattttcctgTGAAGTATATGATGTGTGACACAAAGACCCATTGTCTTAAGAGCAAATAATTGCAATGTTTAAATCAACAGAAAGACCTTTTTTGCTCAAGAAGTACTAACGTTAACATGAAGATTTTGCTAAACACTACTTGAATTTAATTTCAAGCCATGGTGACTGAGATGAAACAAAGATTAAACCTTTTAGCAAGAAACTCTCCGGATGGCCGGAAAGtactaatataaataaaaacactaatttgAATATGGTGttggatctgtgatgctgtagGTATTTCTTCTCTATGGCTCTGGAAAGATCATCAGAGTTATCACGAATGCTTTAAATTTCAGGGcaggtaaataaaaaatcttctgTCAGAAAACTGGTACTGCAAGTACTTGcttaaagaacattttatttgtcaggTGTATATTAGTCTTCATTTGAAGACATTTGCTCACTTCACCTTGCAAAGATTCTGTAATTCTATGAGGTTGAGGGCATAGATTTTGTTAACATTTCTCTTCAGGTAGCCCCATATATTTGACAAAATTCTGTACAATGGCAATCCCATTCCCAAATTGCACTTACCAAAAATATTACAGCTCTTTTAGTTTCTGTCAGCCTCTTGACGGCCTTCCTGatcgttttgtttgtttgttggctTCTTAGTTATAgagaaatttgaattttaataatgaatagaTGACTACCTTAACTGCTGTAATGTTTTTGTGCCAatctcctgactgatacctttgtACAGTAAGATGATTTTAACTTTAGGTGACCTCTATGCAAACCTTGACTTTCAAAATGTGCTTCATCAGGGTTTGGCATACTTTTACATGTGACTCCATCTTATTTTTGCATTCAATGCTGTGATCCATTTGGCATTTGACAATATGTAAAGAGGTAACAGTTTAggtccaaaaaatattttgcacagtttttgtatttgaagAGGGGCTTTTGGAGAGCCACTGAGCTAAATGTGTTTCTTCTAGAAGCACAACAGCCTCAAATATGTCACTTAAAATTCTCCTAATGGGTTAAAGCCTATATAAAAAGAGCGAATAACATAGAAACTCACAGGCCTTCTACAGGCTAACTAGGAGGTTGAATTAATTTGAATAGGTTTCCACACGAAAACGAGCCGTGCCCTTTCAGAGGTTATATCAACACTGTCTCACATAACCTAGATAATCATTAACTGTGACTTAAGATAGAACGCTGCTATTCTCAACAGTACTCctcccttttcttttcaaagaatACAACGAAT contains:
- the colec10 gene encoding collectin-10 isoform X2; this encodes MSRLFRLFAFLSGFCYIFASPDVCTNSLIPGAKGDQGDDGEQGEEGKLGKNGPPGLAGDKGLKGFDGPVGLKGQTGATCDCGRYRKVVGQLDENVGKLRNAVRFVKNVLLGLKETEDRYYLLVKEPKKFRKASMNCKLRGGTLAMPKTNNINQLMADYINQAGLTRVYMGVQPQSKDTNGTGSYIYADSTPLREFAVWSQEELLYSTSSPATNVSCVELLNTGTWNKVECETPLFFICEFPKSRRRGRGGTAASTS
- the colec10 gene encoding collectin-10 isoform X1, coding for MSRLFRLFAFLSGFCYIFASPDVCTNSLIPGAKGDQGDDGEQGEEGKLGKNGPPGLAGVPGEPGLKGEIGPTGKMGPTGEKGDKGLKGFDGPVGLKGQTGATCDCGRYRKVVGQLDENVGKLRNAVRFVKNVLLGLKETEDRYYLLVKEPKKFRKASMNCKLRGGTLAMPKTNNINQLMADYINQAGLTRVYMGVQPQSKDTNGTGSYIYADSTPLREFAVWSQEELLYSTSSPATNVSCVELLNTGTWNKVECETPLFFICEFPKSRRRGRGGTAASTS